One Tripterygium wilfordii isolate XIE 37 chromosome 10, ASM1340144v1, whole genome shotgun sequence DNA segment encodes these proteins:
- the LOC120007690 gene encoding uncharacterized protein LOC120007690, translating to MDFELRRAREKLDKEQKERKERARLKLERERKSKEEARKQREAIEAVQRSRRLDAMEAQLKAEQHMEENLLAGGGIMFTRMLEAVSFQGSGDKIKMPPSCFKELSDQGAFDKGPIYFRLSVVEQEGSSNISATEMLERKTTHSGVLEFTAEEGYVGLPPHVWNNLFPIVGGQTSLIEVSYVRLPKGTYAKLQPDVVGFSDIPNHKAVLETSLRQHATLSQGELITVNHGVLTYKLQVLELKPSSSVSVLETDIEVDIVGSDAASERSDQPVLKPLEFGKLESGMVEEGSYTYYKFLIDNDTQEKIATGDVEVEVKIEAETGGGDTDLYISRHPLIFPTRHQHEWSSHDMGSKTLILSSKNKSVEAGSYSIGVFGFKGTTKYKLSASIQDNGNRKVGQQASSLSSMDIDTAECRNCRHFIPSRSISLHEAYCCRHNIVCQHDGCRIVLRVEEAKNHVHCDKCGKAFHQGEMEKHVKVFHEPLHCPCGLVLEKEPMVQHQAADCPLRLITCRFCGDMVQAGSSAADVRDRLRGLSEHESLCGSRTAPCDSCGRSVMLKEMDIHQIAVHQQT from the exons atggATTTTGAGCTGCGAAGGGCGAGAGAGAAGTTAGATAAGGAGCAGAAGGAGAGGAAAGAGAGAGCCAGATTGAaattggaaagagagagaaaatccaaAGAAGAGGCCAGGAAGCAAAGAGAAGCAATCGAAGCCGTCCAAAGATCTCGAAGGCTCGATGCCATGGAAGCCCAACTCAAG GCTGAACAGCATATGGAAGAAAATTTACTTGCTGGTGGGGGAATCATGTTCACTCGTATGTTAGAAGCTGTATCTTTTCAGGGAAGTGGAGATAAAATCAAAATGCCGCCTTCTTGCTTTAAGGAATTGTCTGATCAAGGTGCTTTTGATAAAGGGCCAATTTACTTCCGATTGTCAGTGGTTGAACAAGAGGGTAGTTCAAACATTAGTGCCACTGAAATGCTAGAACGAAAAACAACTCATTCAGGTGTGCTTGAATTTACTGCAGAGGAAGGTTATGTTGGGCTTCCACCACACGTATGGAATAACTTGTTTCCCATTGTTGGTGGACAAACTTCCTTGATTGAGGTTTCGTATGTTCGACTGCCAAAAGGGACTTACGCGAAACTTCAACCAGATGTAGTTGGCTTTTCGGATATACCCAACCACAAGGCTGTTCTTGAAACAAGCCTTCGCCAGCATGCCACCCTTTCTCAAGGCGAACTGATCACAGTCAACCATGGTGTCCTGACATACAAGTTACAGGTTCTTGAGTTAAAACCCTCCTCCAGTGTGTCTGTCCTGGAAACAGATATTGAGGTTGATATAGTGGGTTCAGATGCAGCTTCAGAGAGATCAGACCAGCCGGTCCTAAAACCACTTGAATTTGGAAAGTTGGAATCCGGAATGGTTGAGGAAGGAAGTTATACGTATTATAAGTTCTTGATTGACAATGATACTCAGGAAAAAATTGCTACTGGTGATGTTGAAGTTGAAGTCAAGATAGAGGCTGAGACAGGTGGCGGTGATACTGATCTTTATATATCCAGACATCCTCTTATTTTTCCAACCCGACACCAGCACGAATGGTCTTCCCATGACATGGGTTCAAAGACTTTGATTCTTAGCTCTAAGAATAAGAGTGTTGAAGCAGGAAGTTACAGCATTGGTGTCTTCGGCTTCAAGGGGACGACCAAGTACAAGTTGTCAGCAAGTATTCAGGACAATGGTAATCGTAAGGTGGGTCAGCAAGCATCCTCTTTGTCATCTATGGACATTGATACAGCAGAGTGCAGGAACTGTCGACATTTCATACCTAGTAGGAGTATATCTTTACATGAAGCCTACTGCTGCAGACACAATATTGTTTGTCAACATGATGGTTGTCGAATTGTTTTGAGGGTTGAGGAGGCAAAGAACCATGTGCACTGTGACAAATGTGGGAAAGCTTTTCATCAGGGTGAGATGGAGAAGCATGTTAAAGTGTTCCATGAGCCTCTTCATTGTCCATGTGGACTAGTCCTCGAGAAGGAACCAATG GTACAACATCAGGCTGCAGATTGCCCCCTACGTCTTATTACATGCCGGTTTTGTGGTGACATGGTTCAAGCTGGGAGCTCGGCTGCAGATGTTCGCGACCGATTAAGAGGACTGTCCGAGCATGAGAGTTTGTGTGGATCTAGAACTGCTCCATGCGATTCCTGTGGACGGTCTGTCATGTTGAAAGAAATGGACATCCATCAAATTGCTGTTCATCAACAGACTTGA
- the LOC120007524 gene encoding CSC1-like protein At3g21620 isoform X1: MATLSDIGVSAAINIFTAVAFFLAFAILRIQPVNDRVYFPKWYVKGLRSSPITTGVGKVINIDFRSYVRFLNWMPAALQMPEPELIDHAGLDSAIYLRIYLIGLKIFVPVAFLAFTIMVPVNWTNNTLERSNLTYSDIDKLSISNIPFGSNRFSTHLVMAYVFTFWTCYVLKREYEIVASMRVNFLASERRRPDQFTVLVRNVPPDPDESVTQLVEHFFLVNHPDHYLTHQVVYNANKLSEIVNEKKKMQNWLDFYKLKYSRNKSRKPTLQTGFLGLWGKRVDAINFYTSKLEKISKEISLEREKIMNDPKAIMPAAFVSFRTRWGAAVCAQTQQSRNPTVWLTEVAPEPRDVYWDNLAIPYVSLAIRRLVVAVAFFFITFFFMIPIAFVQSLANIEGIEKAVPFLKPIIEVKFIKSFIQGFLPGIALKIFLIFLPTILMLMSKIEGITSVSALERRSATKYYIFLFINVFLGSIITGTAFQQLDNFIHQSANDIPITIGVSIPMKATFFITYIMVDGWAGVAGEILRLKPLIIYHLKNFFLVKTEKDRSEAMDPGTIGFNTGEPQIQLYFLLGLVYAVVAPILLPFIMVFFGLAYVVYRHQIINVYNQEYESAGAFWPDVHRRIITALVVSQLLLMGLLSTKEAAQSTPLLITLPVLTIWFHRFCKGRYEPAFVRHPLQEAMMKDTLEHAREPNFNLKGFLQSAYIHPVFRGGDDSDSDEAVEEVEQEPELVATKRQSRRYTPLGSKRSGSSSPTLPTTQEH; the protein is encoded by the exons ATGGCTACGCTTAGTGATATAGGAGTATCAGCAGCTATTAATATATTCACCGCAGTTGCTTTCTTTCTGGCATTTGCTATTCTTCGGATACAACCAGTGAATGACAGAGTCTATTTTCCAAAATGGTATGTGAAGGGTTTAAGGAGCAGTCCCATAACTACAGGTGTGGGGAAGGTCATCAATATAGACTTCAGATCATATGTAAGGTTTCTCAACTGGATGCCTGCAGCATTACAAATGCCAGAACCGGAACTTATTGACCATGCTGGATTGGACTCTGCCATTTACTTGAGGATTTACTTGATAGG GCTTAAAATATTTGTTCCCGTTGCATTCCTTGCTTTTACAATCATGGTGCCAGTTAATTGGACAAATAATACCTTAGAGCGATCTAATTTGACTTACAGCGATATAGATAAACTCTCTATATCGAATATTCCATTTGGATCAAATAG ATTTTCGACTCACTTGGTTATGGCATATgtgtttaccttttggacatgcTATGTGTTGAAAAGGGAGTATGAGATAGTGGCATCAATGAGGGTAAATTTTCTTGCATCGGAACGACGACGCCCTGATCAATTTACA GTACTAGTAAGAAATGTACCCCCAGATCCTGATGAGTCAGTCACTCAGCTTGTGGAACATTTCTTTCTGGTCAACCATCCAGATCACTACCTCACTCATCAG GTTGTTTACAATGCCAACAAACTTTCTGAAATAGtcaatgagaagaagaagatgcagaACTGGCTCGACTTCTATAAACTCAAATACTCAAGAAATAAATCTAGAAAGCCCACTCTGCAG ACTGGTTTTCTTGGTCTTTGGGGAAAGAGGGTTGATGcaattaatttttatacatCTAAGCTTGAGAAAATATCAAAAGAA ATATCCTTGGAGAGAGAAAAGATCATGAATGACCCTAAAGCTATAATGCCAGCAGCTTTTGTTTCATTCAGAACTCGATGGGGAGCTGCTGTTTGTGCACAGACTCAACAATCCAGAAATCCAACTGTGTGGCTGACTGAGGTGGCCCCAGAACCCCGTGATGTCTATTGGGACAACTTGGCGATTCCATATGTTTCGCTCGCCATCAGGAGGCTTGTTGTTGCTGttgcttttttctttattaCCTTCTTTTTCATGATTCCCATCGCATTTGTACAGTCACTTGCTAACATTGAGGGTATCGAGAAAGCAGTACCATTCCTAAAACCCATAATTGAAGT GAAATTCATTAAGTCGTTCATTCAAGGTTTCCTTCCCGGAATAGCGTTGAAgatatttcttatttttctacCGACAATATTGATGCTAATGTCCAAAATTGAAGGGATCACAAGTGTATCAGCTCTTGAGAGGAGATCTGCgacaaaatattatattttcctGTTCATTAATGTCTTTCTTGGGAGCATAATCACTGGAACTGCATTTCAACAATTAGATAATTTTATTCACCAATCTGCAAATGA TATTCCAATAACCATTGGTGTCTCAATTCCAATGAAGGCTACTTTCTTCATAACTTACATAATGGTTGATGGGTGGGCTGGTGTTGCTGGGGAAATTCTAAGGTTGAAACCCTTGATAATCTATCACTTGAAGAATTTCTTCTTGGTGAAGACTGAAAAGGACAGGTCAGAAGCAATGGATCCCGGAACCATCGGCTTCAACACAGGCGAGCCACAGATACAACTTTATTTTCTACTTGGCCTTGTATATGCTGTGGTGGCCCCAATCCTACTTCCTTTCATAATGGTATTCTTTGGGCTGGCATATGTTGTTTATCGTCATCAG ATTATAAACGTCTACAATCAGGAGTATGAGAGTGCTGGTGCTTTCTGGCCTGATGTCCATAGACGCATCATCACAGCATTAGTTGTATCACAACTGCTTTTAATGGGATTGTTAAGCACAAAAGAAGCTGCTCAATCAACACCACTTCTTATTACACTTCCAGTATTGACTATCTGGTTCCATAGATTCTGCAAAGGGCGCTATGAACCTGCTTTTGTCAGACATCCATTACAG GAAGCAATGATGAAAGATACACTGGAACATGCAAGGGAGCCAAACTTTAACCTGAAAGGTTTTCTCCAAAGTGCTTATATCCACCCGGTTTTCAGAGGTGGAGACGATAGTGATAGTGATGAAGCTGTTGAAGAGGTCGAACAAGAACCTGAGCTTGTGGCAACAAAACGCCAGTCTCGAAGATATACCCCATTGGGCAGTAAACGAAGTGGTTCTTCGTCACCCACCCTACCCACAACTCAAGAACATTAG
- the LOC120007524 gene encoding calcium permeable stress-gated cation channel 1-like isoform X2 has product MWGVRFSTHLVMAYVFTFWTCYVLKREYEIVASMRVNFLASERRRPDQFTVLVRNVPPDPDESVTQLVEHFFLVNHPDHYLTHQVVYNANKLSEIVNEKKKMQNWLDFYKLKYSRNKSRKPTLQTGFLGLWGKRVDAINFYTSKLEKISKEISLEREKIMNDPKAIMPAAFVSFRTRWGAAVCAQTQQSRNPTVWLTEVAPEPRDVYWDNLAIPYVSLAIRRLVVAVAFFFITFFFMIPIAFVQSLANIEGIEKAVPFLKPIIEVKFIKSFIQGFLPGIALKIFLIFLPTILMLMSKIEGITSVSALERRSATKYYIFLFINVFLGSIITGTAFQQLDNFIHQSANDIPITIGVSIPMKATFFITYIMVDGWAGVAGEILRLKPLIIYHLKNFFLVKTEKDRSEAMDPGTIGFNTGEPQIQLYFLLGLVYAVVAPILLPFIMVFFGLAYVVYRHQIINVYNQEYESAGAFWPDVHRRIITALVVSQLLLMGLLSTKEAAQSTPLLITLPVLTIWFHRFCKGRYEPAFVRHPLQEAMMKDTLEHAREPNFNLKGFLQSAYIHPVFRGGDDSDSDEAVEEVEQEPELVATKRQSRRYTPLGSKRSGSSSPTLPTTQEH; this is encoded by the exons ATGTGGGGGGTAAG ATTTTCGACTCACTTGGTTATGGCATATgtgtttaccttttggacatgcTATGTGTTGAAAAGGGAGTATGAGATAGTGGCATCAATGAGGGTAAATTTTCTTGCATCGGAACGACGACGCCCTGATCAATTTACA GTACTAGTAAGAAATGTACCCCCAGATCCTGATGAGTCAGTCACTCAGCTTGTGGAACATTTCTTTCTGGTCAACCATCCAGATCACTACCTCACTCATCAG GTTGTTTACAATGCCAACAAACTTTCTGAAATAGtcaatgagaagaagaagatgcagaACTGGCTCGACTTCTATAAACTCAAATACTCAAGAAATAAATCTAGAAAGCCCACTCTGCAG ACTGGTTTTCTTGGTCTTTGGGGAAAGAGGGTTGATGcaattaatttttatacatCTAAGCTTGAGAAAATATCAAAAGAA ATATCCTTGGAGAGAGAAAAGATCATGAATGACCCTAAAGCTATAATGCCAGCAGCTTTTGTTTCATTCAGAACTCGATGGGGAGCTGCTGTTTGTGCACAGACTCAACAATCCAGAAATCCAACTGTGTGGCTGACTGAGGTGGCCCCAGAACCCCGTGATGTCTATTGGGACAACTTGGCGATTCCATATGTTTCGCTCGCCATCAGGAGGCTTGTTGTTGCTGttgcttttttctttattaCCTTCTTTTTCATGATTCCCATCGCATTTGTACAGTCACTTGCTAACATTGAGGGTATCGAGAAAGCAGTACCATTCCTAAAACCCATAATTGAAGT GAAATTCATTAAGTCGTTCATTCAAGGTTTCCTTCCCGGAATAGCGTTGAAgatatttcttatttttctacCGACAATATTGATGCTAATGTCCAAAATTGAAGGGATCACAAGTGTATCAGCTCTTGAGAGGAGATCTGCgacaaaatattatattttcctGTTCATTAATGTCTTTCTTGGGAGCATAATCACTGGAACTGCATTTCAACAATTAGATAATTTTATTCACCAATCTGCAAATGA TATTCCAATAACCATTGGTGTCTCAATTCCAATGAAGGCTACTTTCTTCATAACTTACATAATGGTTGATGGGTGGGCTGGTGTTGCTGGGGAAATTCTAAGGTTGAAACCCTTGATAATCTATCACTTGAAGAATTTCTTCTTGGTGAAGACTGAAAAGGACAGGTCAGAAGCAATGGATCCCGGAACCATCGGCTTCAACACAGGCGAGCCACAGATACAACTTTATTTTCTACTTGGCCTTGTATATGCTGTGGTGGCCCCAATCCTACTTCCTTTCATAATGGTATTCTTTGGGCTGGCATATGTTGTTTATCGTCATCAG ATTATAAACGTCTACAATCAGGAGTATGAGAGTGCTGGTGCTTTCTGGCCTGATGTCCATAGACGCATCATCACAGCATTAGTTGTATCACAACTGCTTTTAATGGGATTGTTAAGCACAAAAGAAGCTGCTCAATCAACACCACTTCTTATTACACTTCCAGTATTGACTATCTGGTTCCATAGATTCTGCAAAGGGCGCTATGAACCTGCTTTTGTCAGACATCCATTACAG GAAGCAATGATGAAAGATACACTGGAACATGCAAGGGAGCCAAACTTTAACCTGAAAGGTTTTCTCCAAAGTGCTTATATCCACCCGGTTTTCAGAGGTGGAGACGATAGTGATAGTGATGAAGCTGTTGAAGAGGTCGAACAAGAACCTGAGCTTGTGGCAACAAAACGCCAGTCTCGAAGATATACCCCATTGGGCAGTAAACGAAGTGGTTCTTCGTCACCCACCCTACCCACAACTCAAGAACATTAG
- the LOC120007150 gene encoding CCR4-NOT transcription complex subunit 9-like, whose protein sequence is MAIKLFSFDFLNGILSEDSSSSFFSVESIGPQQPTFSVLEMVKALQNPDTRDRALQLLSTDKDPRGDQLAPLLWRTFGTINVLLEEVIATYRIMSTPQLTDKVATRVCNALSLLQKVASHPETKQQFMRAKIPQYLYPVLNTMEGDRAHEYVRLASLGVIASMLKDDSNDEAVKFLLGSEVLLPYVLRCMIVGAELSKTVAVYIIHRILLNREGLRYCCNVAERFFAVAKTLARMVDELPVHVSSKKLLKHIISCYVALSKNPKARDGLVACFPRRLADGSFYHLLNISSSKI, encoded by the exons ATGGCGATTAAactattttcttttgatttcttgaatGGAATTTTGTCAGAGGATTCGAGCTCGAGCTTCTTCAGTGTTGAATCAATTGGTCCGCAACAACCTACTTTTTCTGTGTTGGAGATGGTTAAGGCACTCCAGAATCCTGACACCCGAGACCGTGCTCTTCAACTCCTTTCAacg GATAAGGATCCTCGTGGTGATCAGTTGGCACCATTGTTGTGGAGGACTTTTGGTACTATCAATGTACTCTTAGag GAAGTAATTGCAACGTATCGCATAATGTCAACCCCACAGCTGACTGATAAAGTAGCTACCCGAGTTTGCAACGCTCTTTCTTTGCTTCAG AAGGTAGCTTCCCACCCAGAAACAAAGCAGCAGTTTATGAGGG CTAAAATACCGCAATATCTCTACCCCGTCCTCAACACCATGGAGGGGGATAGGGCTCATGAATACGTAAGGCTTGCCAGTTTGGGCGTTATTGCTTCCATGTTGAAG GATGACAGCAACGATGAAGCTGTAAAATTTCTTCTTGGTAGCGAAGTATTATTACCTTATGTCCTTCGTTGCATGATCGTGGGCGCTGAATTGTCCAAAACA GTTGCGGTGTATATAATTCACAGGATCTTACTGAATAGGGAGGGGCTGAGATATTGCTGCAATGTCGCAGAAAGGTTTTTTGCGGTGGCCAAAACATTAGCAAGGATGGTTGATGAACTCCCTGTTCACGTTTCCTCCAAAAAGCTGCTGAAGCATATCATTTCCTGCTATGTTGCCCTCTCGAAAAATCCAAA GGCACGTGACGGATTAGTTGCTTGCTTTCCAAGGAGGCTAGCTGATGGTAGCTTTTATCACCTCCTGAATATAAGTTCTTCAAAAATCTAG
- the LOC120007002 gene encoding protein usf-like translates to MLATLHRHISFPLARKLSPSAFGSRFSVRSMADSASSPFKKIQIQREDTTFDAYVVGKDDAPGIVVLQEWWGVDFEIKNHAVKISQLEPGFKALIPDLYRGKVGLDVAEAQHLMDGLDWQGAVKDISASVKWLKENGSKKVGVTGFCMGGALSIASSVLMPDIDAIVAFYGVPSSELADPAKAKAPVQAHFGELDNFVGFSDVMAAKALEEKLKVSGIPYEVHIYPGNAHAFMNRSSEGVNRRKGMGMPDEDEAAVQLAWSRFQSWMIKYLSA, encoded by the exons ATGCTAGCAACTCTCCACAGGCACATTTCATTTCCTCTTGCTCGGAAGCTCTCTCCCTCCGCCTTCGGTTCCCGCTTCTCGGTCCGTTCTATGGCTGACTCCGCCTCCTCTCCTTTCAAGAAAATCCAGATTCAGCGAGAGGATACG ACATTCGACGCGTACGTCGTTGGCAAAGACGACGCTCCCGGAATTGTGGTGCTCCAAGAATGGTGGGGCGTGGACTTCGAAATCAAGAACCATGCGGTCAAGATCTCTCAGCTGGAGCCTGGTTTCAAAGCTCTTATTCCGGA TCTTTACCGGGGGAAAGTAGGTTTGGATGTGGCGGAAGCACAACATCTGATGGATGGTCTTGATTGGCAAGGTGCTGTTAAGGATATCAGTGCTTCTGTGAAGTGGCTCAAGGAGAACGGTTCAAAGAAG GTTGGTGTAACTGGATTTTGCATGGGAGGTGCTCTCTCTATTGCTAGTTCTGTTTTGATGCCTGACATTGATGCCATCGTTGCATTTTATGGGGTTCCATCATCAGAGTTGGCAGACCCTGCCAAGGCCAAGGCCCCTGTGCAGGCTCATTTTGGAGAGCTTGATAACTTTGTTGGCTTCTCAGATGTTATG GCTGCTAAAGCTCTAGAAGAGAAGCTGAAAGTATCAGGAATTCCTTATGAGGTGCACATTTATCCGGGCAATGCACATGCTTTCATGAACAGATCTTCAGAAGGTGTGAATAGAAGGAAGGGCATGGGAATGCCTGATGAGGATGAAGCTGCTGTACAGCTAGCATGGTCACGTTTCCAGTCCTGGATGATCAAATATTTGTCTGCTTAA